In one Bordetella pertussis 18323 genomic region, the following are encoded:
- a CDS encoding M23 family metallopeptidase, whose protein sequence is MNRGPNSLVRSFKRKVAALFAPPVEPTSRGGALLRRTLTVSALGLFAGAAALGMVQQPDRSELPPLRLIDSVLPLEAGQMQVSDASNAPYISETRIRAGDTLAAVLQRLDIDSPRLQNFLTHDASARSIYKLYPGRSVQAATNENGDLVWLRYIHTPGNESGGQVVTRLLHVAPDGANGYKAEEVTQGTEQQTRVAVGTIRSSLFGATDAAGIPDSVTMQMADILSSKIDFLRDLRQGDQFRVVYEVRTHEGRYAGAGRVQALEFINGDKTYNAVWFSPDGKSGSYYDFDGTSLRGAFLRTALKFSRISSTFGMRMHPIHKTWTGHKGVDYAAPTGTPIHATADGTVEFAGWQNGYGNVVIIKHHGKYSTLYAHQSRIASGLKKGQKIAQGELVGYVGSTGWATGPHLHYEFRVNNQPIDPLAVDLPVARKLEPAELRAFTQAVQPYKQQIKLLTEFQQTLPEGSATVASR, encoded by the coding sequence ATGAATCGTGGCCCCAACAGTTTGGTGCGCAGCTTCAAACGCAAAGTTGCCGCCCTGTTCGCCCCTCCTGTCGAACCTACCTCGCGTGGCGGCGCCCTGCTCCGCCGCACCCTGACAGTCTCCGCGCTCGGCCTGTTCGCCGGCGCCGCCGCGCTGGGCATGGTTCAACAGCCCGACCGCTCCGAACTTCCCCCCTTGCGCCTGATCGACAGCGTCCTGCCGCTCGAGGCGGGCCAGATGCAGGTCAGCGACGCCAGCAACGCCCCCTATATCAGCGAAACCCGCATCCGCGCCGGCGACACCCTGGCCGCCGTGCTGCAGCGCCTGGACATCGACAGCCCGCGGCTGCAGAACTTCCTGACCCACGACGCCAGCGCGCGCAGCATCTACAAGCTGTACCCGGGCCGCTCGGTACAGGCCGCCACCAACGAGAACGGCGACCTGGTCTGGCTGCGCTACATCCACACCCCCGGCAACGAATCCGGCGGGCAGGTGGTCACGCGGCTGCTGCACGTGGCGCCCGACGGCGCCAACGGCTACAAGGCCGAGGAAGTCACCCAGGGCACCGAACAACAGACCCGCGTCGCGGTCGGCACCATCCGCTCCTCGCTGTTCGGCGCCACCGACGCGGCGGGCATCCCCGACTCGGTCACCATGCAGATGGCCGACATCCTCAGCTCCAAGATCGACTTCCTGCGCGACCTGCGCCAGGGCGACCAGTTCCGCGTGGTGTACGAGGTCCGCACCCACGAAGGCCGCTATGCGGGCGCCGGGCGCGTGCAGGCGCTGGAATTCATCAACGGCGACAAGACCTACAACGCCGTCTGGTTCAGCCCGGACGGCAAGAGCGGCTCCTACTACGACTTCGACGGAACCAGCCTGCGCGGCGCCTTCCTGCGTACCGCCCTGAAGTTCAGCCGCATCAGCTCGACCTTCGGCATGCGCATGCATCCCATCCACAAGACCTGGACCGGCCACAAGGGCGTCGATTACGCGGCCCCCACGGGCACCCCGATCCACGCCACGGCCGACGGCACGGTGGAGTTCGCGGGCTGGCAGAACGGCTACGGCAATGTGGTCATCATCAAGCACCACGGCAAGTACTCGACGCTGTACGCCCACCAGAGCCGCATCGCCTCCGGCCTCAAGAAAGGCCAGAAAATCGCCCAGGGCGAACTGGTCGGCTACGTCGGCTCGACCGGCTGGGCCACCGGCCCGCACCTGCACTACGAGTTCCGCGTCAACAACCAGCCGATCGACCCGCTCGCGGTCGACCTGCCGGTGGCGCGCAAGCTGGAACCCGCCGAACTGCGCGCCTTCACGCAGGCGGTGCAGCCGTACAAGCAGCAGATCAAGCTGCTGACCGAGTTCCAGCAGACCCTGCCGGAAGGCTCGGCCACCGTGGCCAGCCGCTGA
- a CDS encoding anhydro-N-acetylmuramic acid kinase has translation MDSTTHGPRTHVPGRLFIGLMSGTSMDGADGVLVRLDGPRPEVLASASLPMPAALRNELFALNHAGANELERAALAANGLARLYARAVRQLLDQAGLQPGDVAAIGAHGQTVRHRPDLGYTLQLNAPALLAELAGIDVVADFRSRDVAAGGQGAPLVPPFHAALFAGGQARAVLNLGGIANVTLLEPGRPPRGFDTGPANVLLDAWCQRHTGQPYDADGRFAAQGQVLADLLEHLIASEPWFALAPPKSTGRDLFNLDWLLARLQAFDGPAPQPQDVQATLQRLTARTVANAIDASAAAPRDVLVCGGGARNPGLMRELAYCLQRPVRPTDDAGVPAQWVEALAFAWLAQACLDRIPAGLPTVTGARAARVLGALYPA, from the coding sequence ATGGACAGCACGACGCACGGCCCGCGCACCCATGTGCCGGGCCGTTTGTTCATCGGCCTGATGTCCGGCACCAGCATGGACGGCGCCGACGGCGTGCTGGTACGGCTGGACGGGCCGCGACCCGAGGTGCTGGCCAGCGCCAGCCTGCCCATGCCCGCCGCCCTGCGCAACGAGCTGTTCGCGCTCAACCATGCCGGCGCCAACGAGCTGGAGCGCGCCGCGCTGGCCGCCAACGGCCTGGCGCGCCTGTATGCCCGGGCCGTGCGCCAGTTGCTGGACCAGGCCGGACTGCAACCCGGCGACGTGGCGGCGATCGGCGCCCACGGCCAGACCGTCAGGCACCGCCCCGACCTGGGCTATACCCTGCAACTGAACGCGCCGGCCCTGCTGGCCGAGCTGGCCGGCATCGACGTGGTGGCCGATTTCCGCAGCCGCGACGTGGCCGCCGGCGGCCAGGGCGCGCCGCTGGTGCCGCCTTTCCATGCCGCGTTGTTTGCCGGCGGCCAGGCGCGCGCCGTGCTCAACCTGGGCGGCATCGCCAATGTCACGCTGCTCGAACCCGGCCGGCCGCCGCGCGGCTTCGACACCGGGCCGGCCAACGTCCTGCTGGACGCATGGTGCCAGCGCCACACCGGCCAGCCTTACGACGCCGACGGCCGGTTCGCCGCGCAAGGCCAGGTGCTGGCCGACCTGCTCGAACACCTGATCGCCAGCGAGCCGTGGTTCGCCCTGGCGCCGCCCAAATCGACCGGACGCGACCTGTTCAACCTGGATTGGCTGCTGGCACGGCTGCAGGCATTCGATGGCCCGGCGCCGCAACCGCAGGACGTGCAGGCCACGCTGCAGCGCCTGACGGCGCGCACGGTCGCCAATGCCATCGACGCCAGCGCGGCCGCGCCGCGCGATGTGCTGGTCTGCGGCGGCGGAGCCCGCAATCCGGGCCTGATGCGCGAGCTGGCCTATTGCCTGCAGCGCCCGGTACGCCCCACCGACGATGCCGGCGTGCCGGCACAGTGGGTCGAGGCGCTGGCCTTCGCCTGGCTGGCCCAGGCCTGCCTGGACCGCATTCCTGCCGGCCTGCCCACGGTCACCGGCGCGCGCGCCGCGCGCGTGCTGGGCGCGCTCTATCCTGCCTGA
- the erpA gene encoding iron-sulfur cluster insertion protein ErpA, which produces MNAVTETVDLQAPPPVPLVFTDSAAAKVKDLLAEEGNPELKLRVFVQGGGCSGFQYGFTFDEVVNDDDTVLDKAGVQLLVDPMSFQYLVGAEIDYKEDLEGAQFVIRNPNASTTCGCGSSFSV; this is translated from the coding sequence ATGAATGCTGTTACCGAAACCGTCGATCTGCAGGCTCCGCCGCCCGTGCCGCTGGTCTTCACCGACTCGGCGGCCGCCAAGGTCAAGGATCTGTTGGCCGAAGAGGGCAACCCCGAACTGAAGCTGCGCGTGTTCGTGCAAGGCGGCGGCTGTTCCGGCTTCCAGTACGGCTTCACGTTCGATGAAGTGGTCAACGACGACGACACCGTGCTCGACAAGGCAGGCGTGCAGCTGCTGGTCGACCCGATGAGCTTCCAGTACCTGGTCGGCGCCGAGATCGACTACAAGGAAGACCTCGAAGGCGCGCAGTTCGTCATTCGCAATCCCAACGCGTCCACCACCTGCGGCTGCGGTTCGTCGTTCTCGGTGTAA
- a CDS encoding DUF6776 family protein, with translation MPDDSASVQPRAPVARPQGRARAWLALAAGLVVGAVAGWRYGLAHQGPDDAVVLTRQQVAAQEAAMQQREAEARFLRAQLDTADGEIAVERAARTEFETQLQSAQSEVGRVRDQLAFYEQLLPPGPAGSVDIRGVAFEREGQGLRYKVLLMRSGRGETPFSGALRFQATGTLKGETVTRDLEPLTVKAEGGGATVPEAGASLLALQFDQYQRSQGLLDLPDGFVPETVTVSVLEDTTVRATRTVKLEF, from the coding sequence ATGCCTGACGATTCCGCCTCCGTCCAGCCCCGCGCACCCGTTGCGCGGCCGCAGGGCCGCGCCCGGGCCTGGCTGGCCCTGGCGGCGGGCCTGGTGGTGGGCGCGGTGGCCGGTTGGCGCTACGGCCTGGCGCACCAGGGCCCGGATGACGCCGTCGTGCTGACCCGCCAGCAAGTGGCCGCGCAGGAAGCCGCCATGCAGCAGCGGGAAGCCGAGGCGCGCTTCCTGCGCGCCCAGCTCGATACGGCCGATGGCGAGATTGCCGTCGAGCGGGCGGCCCGCACCGAGTTCGAGACCCAGTTGCAAAGCGCCCAGTCGGAAGTGGGGCGGGTGCGCGACCAGCTGGCTTTCTACGAGCAATTGCTGCCGCCCGGGCCGGCCGGCTCGGTCGATATCCGCGGCGTGGCCTTTGAGCGTGAAGGCCAGGGCCTGCGCTACAAGGTGCTGCTGATGCGCAGCGGACGCGGCGAAACGCCGTTTTCCGGCGCGTTGCGGTTCCAGGCCACCGGCACGCTCAAGGGCGAGACGGTCACGCGCGACCTGGAGCCGCTGACGGTCAAGGCGGAAGGCGGAGGCGCCACCGTGCCCGAAGCCGGTGCCAGCCTGCTGGCCTTGCAGTTCGACCAATACCAGCGCAGCCAGGGCCTGCTTGATCTGCCCGATGGCTTTGTCCCCGAAACCGTGACGGTCAGTGTGCTGGAAGACACGACCGTTCGTGCGACGCGCACCGTGAAACTGGAATTTTGA